The following nucleotide sequence is from Dysgonomonadaceae bacterium PH5-43.
TTTTGTTTTTTTGCTCAACTCTGTAATAGTTTCACAACGTTGAATAAGTCGCTCTAATTGTGCCTTCGGAATAGTTTTACCCATACAAGTTTCGGTATCGGCTGTTCTTTTTAATATTCGCTCATCTCTTATTCCATCTTTACTATCTTGTATAATAATATGCACCGTTGCACCTTGCACCAACAGATTACGAGCTAAACGCAACATTATATCGTAAGCATATTCTGCTTCGTGAACAAACTTTCCTTCTGCTTTTATCATAGCTCCCGGGTCGGGACCGCCGTGTCCACTAACAAGATAAATACACGCTCCTTCTAAAACTTTAGATTCAACAGTGTACGTTTCATAACCCTTACCAAACAACGGTTCTTTATACTCCTTCCCTACTACTTTTCCTCTTTCAGCCACTTGTTTTTCTTTAGATGGCAGTTTATACTCCACACCTAATATTAAAGTTTTGTCTTTGGTAAATTTACCTTTGTTTATTCGCACAAACTCTCCTAAATCTTCGTATGTATAACCATATCTGATTAACATATTAATCGAACCCTCACCCTTAAGAGGCGTTGCTTTTTCTTGCGCTGTCGCACCAAAAGAGAATACAAAAACAATAAAAAGAAGTATATATTTTATTTTCATCAATTATAATTTAATTTATCGAGGCAACAAACTTATATAAAAATCGACGAACGGCAAAATTTTTTATAATTATTACTGTGCAACAAAACACTCTTAGCTATCTCATAAGCACCCTTGTCGTTGTTATAATAGAGGCGAGTTGTTTGTTAGTAGATACCCCTCGTCGTTGTTACTAGATAGGCGAGGTGCTTCTTAGTAGAGACCCGATGCAGCTCTTTATAGAACCTCCCAATCTCTCTTAGTAGAACCACCCCGTCGTTCTTAGTAGAGACACCTCGCCTATCTAGTAACAACGACGAGGGGTATCTACTAAGAGAGACGACCCTAAGTGAAGCTTTTTTTTTGAACTAAGAACTAAGAGTGAAGAACTAAGAACTGGCGCGAAGCGTTGCAAAATAGCAAAGCACGCCACGCCCCTTATAATTCCAGATTTTTTTGTATCTTTGTCTTCATAAAATACAGACATACAAATAATGGATAATTATATAGTTTCAGCAAGAAAATACAGACCTTCGAATTTTCATTCGGTAGTAGGGCAAAAATCTTTAACTACTACTCTAAAAAATGCAATTCAAAGTAATAAGTTAGCTCACGCTTACTTGTTTTGCGGACCAAGAGGAGTCGGTAAAACTACTTGTGCTCGTATTTTTGCTAAAACTATTAATTGTTTATCTCCACTTCCCGATGGAGAGGCTTGTAACGAATGTGAATCTTGTAAAGCTTTTAACGACAACCGTTCGTACAATATCTATGAATTAGATGCTGCTTCTAATAACTCGGTCGATGATATTCGTTCGCTAACCGACCAAGTAAGAATACCTCCTCAAATAGGAAAGTATAAAGTTTATATTATTGATGAGGTGCATATGCTAACTACTCAGGCGTTTAATGCTTTCCTTAAAACATTGGAAGAACCTCCTCATCACGCTGTATTTATATTGGCTACAACAGAAAAGCATAAAATTATTCCTACTATTTTATCTCGTTGTCAGACTTACGACTTTAATCGTATAAGCATAAATGACATTGTAGAATATTTAGAATATGTTGCAAGTAGCGAAAATATTACTGTAGAAAAAGAAGCTCTTAATACTATTGCTCAAAAAGCCGATGGGGGAATGCGTGATGCGCTTTCTATATTCGACCAAATAGTTAGTTTTTCTGGAGGAAATGTTACATATCAGTCGGTGTTAGAAAACCTGAACGTTCTCGATTACGAATACTATTTCAAGCTAACGAAAGAGATGCTCGATGGCAATGTTAGCAATAGTTTACTTATATTTAATGAAATATTAAAGAAAGGATTCGACGGACAACTTGTGGTATCTGGCTTAGCAAACTTCATTCGCGATGTTTTGATTTGCAAAGATGCGCAAACAATACAACTATTCGAGGTGGGGGAAGCTGTAAAATCTAAATACACCGAACTGGCTCAAATTTGTAGTAATGAGTTTTTATACGAAGCTCTTAAATTAAGCAACGAATGCGATCTTAATTACAGAATAAGTAAAAACAAACGGCTACTCGTTGAAATACTTTTAATAAGAATATGTCAATTAAATCATCAACCACTAACGGGTGATGACAAAAAAAAAATAGAGATTAAGCCTTTAGTTGCTCCTACTAATATAAATACAGAAGTAGCAACCGCAACACCTAAGGAGACGAAACAAGCAACTCCTAATACTGTAAACATACAGCAACCTGAAATAACAAAGAGTTCTGCTCTTCCTAATAAACAAGGTGTGATTACTAATAATCCCTTGCGCATATCTGTGAAGCAACAGAAAACTACAAAAGAGGAAGAAGCTACAACTAAAGATAAGGCTGAACAAGTTACTTTTGCCAACCAACCTTTCAGCGAAGAAGATTTAATAAGAGCTTGGAAAGAATATGCAGAAATCGAAGACAATGCTCACTTCAAAAACACAATACTAAATTCAGCAATAAAGCTGGAAGAAGGGAATAATGTAATTGTTTCTATTTACAACGAAGGACAACAAGAACAGTTTGAAGAAAAAAATCAAATAATAAAACGATTCTTAGCAGAGAAGCTTAACAACAATCAGATAAACTTAATTACACAAATCACTGAAAACAAAAAAGAATTTACCCCTTTTTTAAGCAGGGATAAATTCAATTATATGGTAGATAAAAATCCTAAGTTGCAAAACTTAGTAGACGGCTTTAATCTACGGCTTGATTAACCATATCTAAAACTCCAGCCTTGCGGAAAGATTTTTCTATCTTATCAAGAGCGTAATCTAATTGGTCGAAAGTATGAGTTGCCATTAAAGAGAAACGTATCAACGTATCTGCTGAAGCTACAGCAGGAGACACTACTGGATTAACAAATATACCTTCGTCGAACAACTTAGTTGTAATTGCAAAAGTTTTGTCGTTATCTCTAATAAACAAAGGAATTATAGGAGTTGAAGTATGTCCTATTTCAAAACCTCTTTCTTTAAATTGAGTTAGAGCATAATCAGTAAGTTTCCATAAGTGTTCGATACGCTCTGGCTCATTTATCATAATATCTAATGCTGCACTCGCTGCCGCTGTTGCTGCTGGAGTATTACTTGCACTAAATATATATGAACGAGCATTATGCCTTAAATAATTAACAACCGCTTCCGAACCTGCTATAAAACCTCCAATAGAAGCTAACGACTTACTGAAAGTACCCATTATTAAGTCTACATCAGGAAGAAGACCGAAATGATCTGCGGCTCCACGCCCCTGACGCCCTAACATTCCTATACCGTGAGCTTCGTCGACCATTACATTAGCATCGTACTTCTTAGCCAATCGAATAATTTCGGGAATATTAGCTATATCGCCTTCCATACTAAACACTCCATCGGTTACAATAAGTTTTACCTTGTTAGGTTCACATTTCTGCAACTGACGTTCGAGCGACTCCATATCATTATGCTTAAACTTCAACTTTTGAGAAAAAGAAAGTCTATGACCTTCAATAATTGAAGCGTGATCTAACTCGTCCCAAAGGATATAATCTTCACGCCCAGTCATACAAGAAATAACGCCCTGATTTACTTGAAAACCAGTAGAGAAGGTAATCGCATCGTCTTTTCCTAAAAACTTTGCTATCTTCTTTTCCAGTTCTATATGTATATCAAGAGTCCCGTTCAAGAAGCGACTTCCCGCCATTCCTGTTCCGTACTTTTTTGTAGCCTCAATAGCTGCCTCTTTAACTTTGGGGTGATTAGTTAAGCCTAAGTAAGCGTTCGAACCGAACATTAATACTTTTTTGCCATTAATGACCACTTCTGTATCTTGGTCACTTTCGATAACTCTGAAATAAGGGTAAATGCCCGCTGCTTTCGCTTTTTGAGGAGCATCGTACGCTCTTAGTTTATTATCTAATAGATTCATATTAATACATTAAATTAGTTTATTTTTGTCATGTATTACTGCTTCTTCAATTACTCCGAAAAAAGCAGGCTGCAAAGGTAATAAATTATTTGAAATAAAAGTTCGCTTCTAACAAAAATGATATACTTTTGCAAAGAATAATGTTTACTAATATGTTGTTTCAAAGAACAGAAATATTACTTGGAAGTCATTTAATGAACTCTATCTCGCAATGTAAGATTATCTTATTTGGAGTTGGGGGAGTTGGGGGTTGGTGTGCCGAATGTTTAGTGCGAACTGGTTTCAAAAACATAACTATTGTTGATGATGATGTGGTTATGGAATCGAATATAAATCGACAATTGCCAGCAAGTATAAATACGTTGGGATTACCCAAAGTTGAGGTTCTAAAAGAACGGTTCCTTAGTATCAACCCCGACGCAAATATCATAGCTTTACAGAAACGATATACGCCCGAATCCTCTCACGAGTTCAACCTCGACAGTTTCGACTTCATTATTGATGCTATAGACAGCCTTAAAGATAAGGCTCACTTAATTTTATCGGCGTGCAACACAGAAGCGACACTCCTTTCGTCTATGGGTGCAGCTCTAAAATTAGATCCTACAAAGATTAAAACAACTGAGTTTTGGAAAGTTAAAGGCGATCCGTTAGCGCGTGCTTTACGCCAACACTTCAAGAAATGTGGTAAATTTCCTTCCCGAAAGTTTCAATGTGTATATTCGGAAGAAAGATTATCTAACAAAATTGCCGATAAAGCCAACGGCACTGTTATGCATATCACTGCAAGTTTCGGATTAATGCTTGCATCTTCTATAGTTCAGGAAATTATAAAAAGAGATGCTCAATAAATAAAAATTAGTAGACACTCTTATTCGACATTTCTTCAATCAACATTGGTTGTCTGAATTTAAAATACAACCAATAGCTATTTTGATATTTCTTGGTTAGGGCATCAAATTTCCTACTATTCTTCTTTGCTTCTGTCATTTCCTTATTAAACTGCACAAAGCTCTCCAACGATTTATATGGAATATTATATCTCTCAACCAAATCCTCCCTATCATTATAGACCAATATAATAAGAGCTTCTTCAAA
It contains:
- a CDS encoding tRNA A37 threonylcarbamoyladenosine dehydratase (product_source=COG1179; cath_funfam=3.40.50.720; cog=COG1179; ko=KO:K22132; pfam=PF00899; superfamily=69572), which encodes MLFQRTEILLGSHLMNSISQCKIILFGVGGVGGWCAECLVRTGFKNITIVDDDVVMESNINRQLPASINTLGLPKVEVLKERFLSINPDANIIALQKRYTPESSHEFNLDSFDFIIDAIDSLKDKAHLILSACNTEATLLSSMGAALKLDPTKIKTTEFWKVKGDPLARALRQHFKKCGKFPSRKFQCVYSEERLSNKIADKANGTVMHITASFGLMLASSIVQEIIKRDAQ
- a CDS encoding 8-amino-7-oxononanoate synthase (product_source=KO:K00652; cath_funfam=3.40.640.10,3.90.1150.10; cog=COG0156; ko=KO:K00652; pfam=PF00155; superfamily=53383; tigrfam=TIGR00858), whose translation is MNLLDNKLRAYDAPQKAKAAGIYPYFRVIESDQDTEVVINGKKVLMFGSNAYLGLTNHPKVKEAAIEATKKYGTGMAGSRFLNGTLDIHIELEKKIAKFLGKDDAITFSTGFQVNQGVISCMTGREDYILWDELDHASIIEGHRLSFSQKLKFKHNDMESLERQLQKCEPNKVKLIVTDGVFSMEGDIANIPEIIRLAKKYDANVMVDEAHGIGMLGRQGRGAADHFGLLPDVDLIMGTFSKSLASIGGFIAGSEAVVNYLRHNARSYIFSASNTPAATAAASAALDIMINEPERIEHLWKLTDYALTQFKERGFEIGHTSTPIIPLFIRDNDKTFAITTKLFDEGIFVNPVVSPAVASADTLIRFSLMATHTFDQLDYALDKIEKSFRKAGVLDMVNQAVD
- a CDS encoding DNA polymerase-3 subunit gamma/tau (product_source=KO:K02343; cath_funfam=1.10.8.60,1.20.272.10,3.40.50.300; cog=COG2812; ko=KO:K02343; pfam=PF12169,PF13177; smart=SM00382; superfamily=47928,48019,52540; tigrfam=TIGR02397), producing the protein MDNYIVSARKYRPSNFHSVVGQKSLTTTLKNAIQSNKLAHAYLFCGPRGVGKTTCARIFAKTINCLSPLPDGEACNECESCKAFNDNRSYNIYELDAASNNSVDDIRSLTDQVRIPPQIGKYKVYIIDEVHMLTTQAFNAFLKTLEEPPHHAVFILATTEKHKIIPTILSRCQTYDFNRISINDIVEYLEYVASSENITVEKEALNTIAQKADGGMRDALSIFDQIVSFSGGNVTYQSVLENLNVLDYEYYFKLTKEMLDGNVSNSLLIFNEILKKGFDGQLVVSGLANFIRDVLICKDAQTIQLFEVGEAVKSKYTELAQICSNEFLYEALKLSNECDLNYRISKNKRLLVEILLIRICQLNHQPLTGDDKKKIEIKPLVAPTNINTEVATATPKETKQATPNTVNIQQPEITKSSALPNKQGVITNNPLRISVKQQKTTKEEEATTKDKAEQVTFANQPFSEEDLIRAWKEYAEIEDNAHFKNTILNSAIKLEEGNNVIVSIYNEGQQEQFEEKNQIIKRFLAEKLNNNQINLITQITENKKEFTPFLSRDKFNYMVDKNPKLQNLVDGFNLRLD
- a CDS encoding N-acetylmuramoyl-L-alanine amidase (product_source=KO:K01448; cleavage_site_network=SignalP-noTM; cog=COG0860; ko=KO:K01448; pfam=PF01520; superfamily=53187); this encodes MKIKYILLFIVFVFSFGATAQEKATPLKGEGSINMLIRYGYTYEDLGEFVRINKGKFTKDKTLILGVEYKLPSKEKQVAERGKVVGKEYKEPLFGKGYETYTVESKVLEGACIYLVSGHGGPDPGAMIKAEGKFVHEAEYAYDIMLRLARNLLVQGATVHIIIQDSKDGIRDERILKRTADTETCMGKTIPKAQLERLIQRCETITELSKKTKETYQRAIFIHLDSRDDKLPLDVYFYHYGNKGKAFSETLCETLKASYNKQPHRRGNPFTGSVIYRNLHVLRNTNIVSTYAELANMQNVVNQKRYLEVNNRQALANWLRDGIIKDYNNNK